In Calliopsis andreniformis isolate RMS-2024a chromosome 9, iyCalAndr_principal, whole genome shotgun sequence, the genomic window TACCAGATGACAGGAGAACCGTGGCGATGCAAGAGACTCCAGCCACAACCATGCATAAGCAAAGAGGCCATCGACGACCCCATCGATCCATCACGATCCAGCAAGCCATATAGCTCGGAATTTCTGCGAGGGATGAGAAGAAAAAGCTCAGGTGTTCCTCGTTCCCTAGTGCTGGCCCGTAATATGATAAGCCAACGTACACCATGTTATTGGCGAACCTAAAGGACAAGTCAGAGTTCAACAATACTTTCTCCTTCTTCTATAAACTTTAGATTGATAGCTTGAAGGTCAAAGTGATTCATATTATTCTATTTTAAATTTTTTTCTTCTAGATTAGACACTTTAATTATTCATCATTAGATTCGAATCCGTTTCTATGAATCATTTCCAGTAAACATTTTAATTTACTGAAGTTATATAAAGGATTAACCTTGATTCGATCAAAGCAGCTTCCAAATTGGATTCCCAGTATTCAGATAAGGGAGGAAACAACAGTGAAATCGTACAACGATTTCGTACATCAATAACAGTTTAAGGAAATCCCTGATCCAAGATATCCAATTAGATGTAATTACTTATTCATCGTGAAACGGGGTTCAAGCAAGATTTGTCGACCTTATCAGCCACTTGGACTTTGATTTACCAGTTTAACGTAATCAAACACGTTTTTAAGCGCATGTTAGGCGTCTTGAAGAGGGAGAGAACACCAGGTCCGCTGCGTAAACGTTCCTCCTCGCTTTTGGACCGTGACATCATCATTCGTTGCCGCAATTTTTGCGTGAAGGAAGTCGGTAACGCTTTCCCATTGATCTTGGCGAGCCTCTCCAGAATGTCATTCGCCTCTCCTAAACGACCTTTTGCCAGCAGCCATCGTGGCGACTCTGGCAGGAACCTGAAATGATCTTAGACGTTTTATGATGACGTGAAAATGCATGAATAAGAAAACTATACTCACCACCAGTATAAGAAATAAAGAAGGAAAGGCCCACTTGTAGTTACTGCTAACGTCCTCCAATCTCTTATCAAGTAGGTCACACCTGCTAGCATACACagacccatcgtgtaaaagctgCACGTCATTACAGTTACGAATGACCGATAATTGGGTCCAACCAGCTCCAGCGCTATCGTGCAAGTTAGAAAAACATTAGATAATGTTCTCAGTAAAAATTGAGTTTTATTTGAAATCGAGCTCTTACATATGATAAATGGTATCTGGTAAATCGCTGGTATGGTCAAACCAACGACCATCCGTGTTGCAGCCCAGGTCCAAAAGCTATTCGACATGAACGTCAGAAATCCACCTGTGATCAGCGTCGCCAGACAGGTGAAAAATGATAACCTCCTACCAATTCTGCACGACCCAAAGAAGTATAAGATAAAAAGTTGCAGAACATATTTTAAAGGTGAATGGCTATATTCTTTACCTGTCATTTAGGGTGCCGAAAAGGTATACCCCTATAGGACCTCCAGTGTTGAGGGCAACCAATCCAATCGTCGGATAAATCGCTTTATCGCAGACTAGATTAAACTGAAACGTTTTAATAGTGGGTTCACTTTCGAGATTAAATGCCTATAGTCATGTAGaataattaaaggaaagtaaatGTACGTCTATAACGATGGAGGACGTTATTTCCGAGGTCTCGTATTCCCAACCGTGGTCACAAGGGATAACAGGCCATGATGTATTCGGCATAATCGAAGCTGTTGTCACGACAGAGATGTTCTCCTTGGTCCAATCGATATCGTATCGTGTGCATTGACTGTACGTTTCATTGTCGTCCTAATTACGAAAATGATGGTTACAAGGACGCAATAAATGGTATATGCTTAGGGGAAAGGGACTGTACTCTATGAACGGGGGATGATGTAACTAAGTAAATACGATAGAAGGCTTTTTTCTTGTTTTTTCAACCTAGAGAATATTCTCTAGAACACAAGAAACACAAGGTAGTAATTAGAATAAAATCAGCTAACTATTTCTTCACCTTATTCTCTTCAAGGATTCACTACAACACTATTCCTACAATAATATGATGAATAAATATGAATTAATACCCAGCCTAAAAAGTAGCTCAAAGGATTATTTATACTCATCTCTGAAAAGGTACTTACTATCCCATGGGTTATTTTCCCCAATCTACTATAGTAATCAGCATGTTAATTACAAACTAACTTAGCAAGGTAGTGACTTTCAACAACCAATTGATTTTTCTCCGACTGTAGCACCTAACAAGCGCAAGAAAGGCAGTAGAAGGATTTAACTTGATTAGCCTTGAATTCTTTCATCAACTGTTCAACTATACTACTGATCTTCGACACGAAAAAGCTGACGAACGAGATTACGGATACAGCAATAATTAGGTAGCATCGATTCCTTGCACCTAAAACGACAATTGCACCTGACTGGTCGGTATCCCGAGTCTCCTTCTACGGGAGACATCCAGATTCTCCAACCCGGGGACTTTGCACCAGTGGGGCGGCGTGTCGGCCATAAAGAGCTGATTGAAGGCGCAAAACCCACACGGGAGACATGCAGGCAAGCAAACAAGCCAGAGAAGTTGCTTCTGGTAACGACCGAACTCGCCGACGATAGGCAGCAAATCATCGAGATCGAAACCATCCTACGATACCAAACTCCTACCTCTTAATCATAACGATCAACCAATCTTACAAAGACAACAGAATCCCGATTgcacaaaaaaataaaatgcaatcaaatgtaataattatcttcgataaaaatgacaaattggttCAATAAGCAGTTGCGCAACTCGAAAATACAGTTTCATAAAAACAGGATTAGTCTAAATTTCCATGTCAATGTTTCTTAAGAAAAATCAGTCACAGCATTACTAACTTTTTGAATGTTAATGTAACTTAGAGGACATGTAAGAACATAATTTTTTGAATAAATGATGCACAGATGAGTCTAAAAAATTAGTGTTTTAAGAGATGATTTCACCCCTTCATAAGTTACCGAAAAAACCTCTTGCGTTACATTTGCCCAAAGTTCCATTAAAATCAGACTACCAGAATCGGGGTACTTTTCTTACTAAAAAAGTTGATTGCATAGAAAACTTACTTCATCGTCGGCCGTTCCATTCGCTTTACCGCTAGTAGCCTCAGAAGCCTGATAGTCATCCAAGTGCTCCATTTTCGTGAACCTCGGCCACGACTACCGAAACGTCGCCGATACCTTAGAAAAGCGTTACGTGACGTGTATTAGCTACCTTCCGAAGACGGTTCGACCGATGTGCCATTCGTTCCATCCTGCCGTGACTTTTCTCCACCCTCGCGATCGCGAAACGACCAGGGTCGAGCGAGTGGCAGCTTCGGACCGGGTAAAGTACTTAGGATAGTGTGCCAGCTCTCGCAGTAGATTCAGTAAGTTCTGGTAAGACACGAACCCAAAAGGATttgatgaattaaaaatgaattgCGTCACTGCACGACATTCACCGACTTCGATTATTATTCCTTTCTTAAGACACTTGTTACCGCATTCTCTCAAAAAATAAAATGGAACAAAAAGTCTAGAA contains:
- the Cart gene encoding carcinine transporter isoform X1, translated to MEHLDDYQASEATSGKANGTADDEDGFDLDDLLPIVGEFGRYQKQLLWLVCLPACLPCGFCAFNQLFMADTPPHWCKVPGLENLDVSRRRRLGIPTSQDDNETYSQCTRYDIDWTKENISVVTTASIMPNTSWPVIPCDHGWEYETSEITSSIVIDFNLVCDKAIYPTIGLVALNTGGPIGVYLFGTLNDRIGRRLSFFTCLATLITGGFLTFMSNSFWTWAATRMVVGLTIPAIYQIPFIISLELVGPNYRSFVTVMTCSFYTMGLCMLAGVTYLIRDWRTLAVTTSGPFLLYFLYWWFLPESPRWLLAKGRLGEANDILERLAKINGKALPTSFTQKLRQRMMMSRSKSEEERLRSGPGVLSLFKTPNMRLKTCLITLNWFANNMVYVGLSYYGPALGNEEHLSFFFSSLAEIPSYMACWIVMDRWGRRWPLCLCMVVAGVSCIATVLLSSDAVVATLILFLLSKSAISASFLIIYPFAGELYPTQLRGVAIGFSAYISGLGLIIIPFITYLGKENLVLPLVILGVVSVIGGLSGLRLPETLHHRLPQTVEEGELFGKDWTCADCFRCVPIKPSSAAASYEDLSARETVEMHEVPEPPITPIPQRLLEDQQRPSNASVRRLVRQSSVMDTQRDSDGSIKMTYWF
- the Cart gene encoding carcinine transporter isoform X2, whose translation is MEHLDDYQASEATSGKANGTADDEDDNETYSQCTRYDIDWTKENISVVTTASIMPNTSWPVIPCDHGWEYETSEITSSIVIDFNLVCDKAIYPTIGLVALNTGGPIGVYLFGTLNDRIGRRLSFFTCLATLITGGFLTFMSNSFWTWAATRMVVGLTIPAIYQIPFIISLELVGPNYRSFVTVMTCSFYTMGLCMLAGVTYLIRDWRTLAVTTSGPFLLYFLYWWFLPESPRWLLAKGRLGEANDILERLAKINGKALPTSFTQKLRQRMMMSRSKSEEERLRSGPGVLSLFKTPNMRLKTCLITLNWFANNMVYVGLSYYGPALGNEEHLSFFFSSLAEIPSYMACWIVMDRWGRRWPLCLCMVVAGVSCIATVLLSSDAVVATLILFLLSKSAISASFLIIYPFAGELYPTQLRGVAIGFSAYISGLGLIIIPFITYLGKENLVLPLVILGVVSVIGGLSGLRLPETLHHRLPQTVEEGELFGKDWTCADCFRCVPIKPSSAAASYEDLSARETVEMHEVPEPPITPIPQRLLEDQQRPSNASVRRLVRQSSVMDTQRDSDGSIKMTYWF